One region of Eupeodes corollae chromosome 1, idEupCoro1.1, whole genome shotgun sequence genomic DNA includes:
- the LOC129941194 gene encoding uncharacterized protein LOC129941194: MSKRQTQSVSPLARKRDRLTVVQPELIPGEMEASEGQIQISQNTPNAQTADSENQSIISLLKIVIENQQKQSAPLTPFPCNQFHTLGPHCHCQVFPNNCPNQIANSANTPAINEESSIKSLLFTMLKNQIQPNYGQLGFLRQPSSMQACQVHASFCQHQQNQSSLTQAQSSVPATSTTAATTSTIKKEELDEPSNNSLIMTILKNQTKMNAQLEKLIETQELIVKKLESQPVTTLFPIPNRINFKKIDSVKDCHEFEENLKNAEFAQNMLKHFESICGGSSDLYGDNVAYALIDHVFTRRLFTLVTWTGLSRGTESKECFLKFERVFQFFFDLIRRVDKDYSIKSLKDFFQKIISNSKRRFEHKRRRISRVKLSSGLIVKRKKRPIMPHKETISNYVDGEQEIISDEITDNDDDFKDNFSTYSNECNTDEVATYPEICIKTEDVED, encoded by the exons ATGTCTAAACGACAAACACAATCTGTTTCACCATTGGCAAGGAAGCGAGATCGTTTGACAGTAGTACAGCCAGAACTAATCCCTGGCGAAATGGAAGCATCAGAGGGTCAGATTCAGATTTCCCAAAACACTCCAAATGCACAAACAGCCGACAGTGAAAATCAGTCAATAATAAGTTTACTCAAAATTGTGATAGAAAACCAACAAAAGCAATCTGCGCCACTTACACCTTTTCCCTGTAATCAATTCCATACTTTGGGACCTCATTGTCATTGTCAAGTGTTTCCAAATAACTGTCCAAACCAAATTGCAAACTCTGCAAATACACCTGCCATCAATGAGGAATCCTCAATCAAGAGTTTACTCTTCACCATGCTGAAAAATCAGATTCAACCAAATTACGGACAACTTGGGTTCTTAAGACAACCCTCATCGATGCAGGCTTGTCAAGTCCATGCATCCTTTTGCCAACATCAACAAAATCAGTCGTCTTTAACACAAGCTCAGAGTTCAGTACCTGCAACATCAActacagcagcaacaacatcaactatcaaaaaaGAAGAGCTTGACGAGCCATCAAACAACAGCCTAATAATGACCATActcaaaaaccaaaccaaaatgaATGCCCAATTAGAAAAACTCATAGAAACGCAGGAGTTAATCGTCAAAAAGCTGGAATCCCAACCCGTAACCACCCTTTTTCCAATTCCAAATAGAATAAACTTCAAGAAAATCGATTCCGTTAAAGATTGTCATGAGTTTGAAGAGAACTTAAAAAACGCTGAATTCGCACAAAATATg ctAAAACACTTTGAATCGATTTGTGGTGGAAGTAGTGATTTATATGGTGACAATGTTGCCTATGCATTAATTGATCACGTCTTCACGCGTCGTCTGTTTACCTTGGTTACCTGGACTGGACTTTCGCGAGGAACGGAATCCAAAGAATGTTTCCTTAAATTCGAGCgtgttttccaatttttcttcGATTTAATTCGACGAGTTGATAAGGACTATAGTATTAAATCGTTGAaggacttttttcaaaaaataatttccaactCAAAACGACGATTCGAACACAAACGGAGACGTATTTCACGTGTCAAATTGAGTTCTGGTTTGATAGTCAAACGGAAGAAAAGACCAATTATGCCGCATAAAGAAACAATCAGTAATTATGTCGATGGGGAGCAGGAGATCATAAGCGATGAAATCACGGATAATGATGACGATTTTAAGGATAATTTCAGCACTTATTCTAATGAGTGTAAT acCGATGAAGTGGCAACATACCCAGAAATCTGTATTAAGACTGAGGATGTAGAAGATTAA